From Streptomyces sp. NBC_01460, a single genomic window includes:
- a CDS encoding inositol-3-phosphate synthase, translating into MGSVRVAIVGVGNCAASLVQGVEYYKDADPAGKVPGLMHVQFGEYHVSDVEFVAAFDVDAKKVGLDLSDAIGASENNTIKIADVPNTGVTVQRGHTHDGLGKYYRETIEESADAPVDIVQILKDKQVDVLVCYLPVGSEVAAKFYAQCAIDAKVAFVNALPVFIAGTKEWADKFTEAGVPIVGDDIKSQVGATITHRVMAKLFEDRGVVLDRTMQLNVGGNMDFKNMLERERLESKKISKTQAVTSQIRDRELGADNVHIGPSDYVAWLDDRKWAYVRLEGRAFGDVPLNLEYKLEVWDSPNSAGVIIDAVRAAKIAKDRGIGGPILSASSYFMKSPPVQYFDDEARENVEKFIKGDVER; encoded by the coding sequence ATGGGTTCGGTTCGCGTAGCCATCGTCGGCGTGGGCAACTGCGCCGCCTCGCTGGTGCAGGGCGTCGAGTACTACAAGGACGCCGATCCGGCCGGCAAGGTGCCCGGTCTGATGCACGTCCAGTTCGGCGAGTACCACGTGAGCGACGTCGAGTTCGTCGCCGCCTTCGACGTCGACGCGAAGAAGGTCGGCCTCGACCTCTCGGACGCCATCGGCGCCAGCGAGAACAACACCATCAAGATCGCCGACGTGCCGAACACGGGCGTGACCGTTCAGCGCGGCCACACCCACGACGGTCTGGGCAAGTACTACCGCGAGACGATCGAGGAGTCCGCCGACGCCCCCGTCGACATCGTCCAGATCCTCAAGGACAAGCAGGTCGACGTCCTCGTCTGCTACCTGCCCGTCGGTTCCGAAGTGGCTGCGAAGTTCTACGCGCAGTGCGCCATCGACGCCAAGGTCGCGTTCGTCAACGCGCTCCCGGTGTTCATCGCCGGCACCAAGGAGTGGGCGGACAAGTTCACCGAGGCCGGTGTCCCGATCGTCGGCGACGACATCAAGTCGCAGGTCGGCGCCACCATCACGCACCGCGTGATGGCGAAGCTCTTCGAGGACCGGGGCGTCGTCCTGGACCGCACGATGCAGCTGAACGTCGGCGGCAACATGGACTTCAAGAACATGCTCGAGCGTGAGCGCCTGGAGTCCAAGAAGATCTCGAAGACGCAGGCCGTCACCTCGCAGATCCGTGACCGTGAGCTCGGTGCGGACAACGTCCACATCGGCCCCTCGGACTACGTGGCCTGGCTGGACGACCGCAAGTGGGCGTACGTGCGCCTCGAGGGCCGCGCCTTCGGTGACGTTCCGCTGAACCTGGAGTACAAGCTCGAGGTCTGGGACTCCCCGAACTCCGCCGGTGTCATCATCGACGCCGTGCGCGCTGCGAAGATCGCCAAGGACCGCGGCATCGGCGGCCCGATCCTCTCGGCCTCCTCGTACTTCATGAAGTCCCCGCCGGTCCAGTACTTCGATGACGAGGCCCGCGAGAACGTCGAGAAGTTCATCAAGGGCGACGTCGAGCGCTGA
- a CDS encoding PadR family transcriptional regulator: MSRRSGILEFAVLGLLRESPMHGYELRKRLNTSLGIFRAFSYGTLYPCLKTLVTNGWLIEEPGSVPALPPATGRGVAPASSLAGRRAKIVYRLTAEGKEHFEELLSHTGPDAWEDEHFAARFAFFGQTEREVRMRVLEGRRSRLEERLEKMRASLARTRERLDDYTLELQRHGMESVEREVRWLNELIESERSGRDQRRSSPEGSTQHDTSGETGGLPRHRDDTRPDPSDDTK, from the coding sequence GTGAGCAGACGCTCCGGCATCCTCGAGTTCGCCGTGCTCGGCCTGCTCCGCGAGTCCCCCATGCACGGGTACGAGCTGCGCAAGCGCCTCAACACGTCTCTGGGGATCTTCCGCGCCTTCAGCTACGGCACCCTCTACCCCTGCCTCAAGACGCTGGTCACCAACGGTTGGTTGATCGAGGAGCCGGGAAGCGTTCCGGCCCTGCCGCCGGCCACAGGCCGTGGGGTCGCCCCCGCGTCCTCGTTGGCGGGACGCCGGGCAAAGATCGTCTACCGGTTGACGGCAGAAGGTAAGGAGCACTTCGAGGAGCTGCTCTCGCACACCGGCCCGGACGCCTGGGAGGACGAGCACTTCGCGGCTCGTTTCGCCTTCTTCGGGCAGACGGAGCGCGAAGTGCGGATGCGCGTACTCGAAGGCCGCCGCAGCAGGCTGGAGGAGCGCCTCGAGAAGATGCGCGCCTCTCTCGCCCGCACCCGCGAACGACTCGACGACTACACGCTTGAGCTGCAGCGACACGGCATGGAGTCCGTGGAGCGCGAAGTGCGCTGGCTGAACGAGCTCATCGAGAGCGAGCGGTCGGGACGGGACCAGCGACGGTCCTCCCCCGAGGGCTCCACTCAGCACGACACATCAGGAGAGACGGGCGGCCTGCCCCGGCACCGGGACGACACCCGGCCGGATCCGTCCGACGACACCAAGTGA
- a CDS encoding transglycosylase domain-containing protein, whose translation MSEHRRKAPQPQGGGRAAARRAAQQPAGRRSDSSRRATPPSPSAAHGEEPTYGSRAEARRAAQRGGGRRRGGDDSSSHEGRGRGRVDSGKKRFIDYPRAGKYGFRRWVPSWKLVSGLCLGFLGLMMGVAGVAYALVVPPKVNDLAKAQNNVYYWADDTQMVATGGSVNRQSIEYAQIPPAMRNAVISAENKSFQTDRGIDPMGIARAFYNMARGGETQGGSTITQQYVKNSMLTQDQTLSRKFKELFITLKVGETVGKKEVMEGYLNVSYYGRGASGLQAAARAYYNKDATDLNPSECAFLATLLKGASYYDPAGAPEVDPVKASRKENTRRAKLRWGWILDEEVKDGKLSAAERAKYTEFPMPIEPRKDAKLGGQTGYLVDLATKYFLAHNDRNVTEKELAQGGYEIHTTFEKKKVDELEKSIKKVYEAKISPKARPDKDTHVQFGGASVDTKTGAIVATYGGQDATQHYTNNADATGAQVGSTFKPFVLAAAMKYGKRNPEGEKVQGESERTPVSPKSIYNGDNKLKINNYDGSVWMNDDNKEWLQTNDGDHSYGDISLRYAMQESANSPYVQLGMDVGTDKVKEAAISAGLRDDDYMAKADVPSFSIGTSSPSAIRMAGSYATFATSGKQREPFSVTEVKHDGAVIYQHKTKTNPAFSSVVADNVTDVLKNVVEHGTGTPAKLAGRDAAGKTGTTDGNKSAWFVGYTPQLSTAVSMFRMDDDEKSKDREFLEMYGTGGEKSIHGASFPAQIWHDYMTEAVKGTKVVAFPKPEPYGETLYGGGAVSPTPTPSPTPTPSESSASPTPSVTPSSPTPTPSETCQPLDWECRNNQNGGAATNGNGTEGNTGGTTDGGTDAGTTDGGTDTGTTEGTTEGTTEGDENERGGIFGGG comes from the coding sequence ATGAGCGAGCACCGTCGCAAAGCGCCGCAACCTCAAGGTGGCGGGCGCGCAGCGGCCAGACGAGCCGCCCAACAGCCTGCTGGACGTCGCAGTGATTCGTCACGCAGAGCCACACCGCCATCACCTTCCGCAGCGCATGGCGAGGAGCCGACCTACGGCAGCCGCGCCGAGGCGCGTCGAGCCGCCCAGCGGGGCGGGGGCCGGCGGCGGGGAGGTGACGACAGCAGCAGTCACGAGGGCCGCGGCCGGGGCCGCGTGGACTCCGGGAAGAAGCGCTTCATCGACTACCCGCGGGCCGGCAAGTACGGCTTCCGCCGCTGGGTCCCTTCGTGGAAGCTGGTCTCCGGCCTGTGCCTGGGGTTCCTGGGTCTCATGATGGGTGTTGCCGGCGTCGCGTACGCGCTGGTGGTACCGCCCAAGGTCAATGATCTCGCCAAGGCGCAGAACAACGTCTACTACTGGGCCGACGACACACAGATGGTTGCCACGGGCGGGTCCGTCAACCGTCAGTCGATCGAGTACGCCCAGATCCCTCCGGCGATGCGGAACGCCGTCATCTCGGCCGAGAACAAGTCGTTCCAGACCGACCGGGGCATCGACCCCATGGGTATCGCCCGCGCCTTCTACAACATGGCCCGCGGTGGTGAAACGCAGGGTGGTTCCACGATCACCCAGCAGTACGTGAAGAACTCCATGCTCACCCAGGACCAGACGCTGAGCCGGAAGTTCAAGGAACTCTTCATCACGCTCAAGGTCGGTGAGACGGTGGGCAAGAAGGAGGTCATGGAGGGGTACCTCAATGTCTCCTACTACGGTCGCGGTGCGTCGGGACTCCAGGCAGCCGCACGGGCGTACTACAACAAGGACGCGACGGACCTCAACCCGAGCGAGTGCGCCTTCCTCGCGACGCTGCTCAAGGGTGCGAGCTACTACGACCCCGCGGGCGCCCCTGAAGTCGACCCGGTGAAGGCTTCCCGCAAGGAGAACACCAGGCGGGCCAAGTTGCGCTGGGGCTGGATCCTCGACGAAGAGGTGAAGGACGGCAAGCTGAGCGCGGCGGAGCGGGCGAAGTACACCGAGTTCCCCATGCCGATCGAGCCGAGGAAGGACGCCAAGCTCGGCGGTCAGACCGGATACCTGGTCGACCTCGCTACCAAGTACTTCCTCGCGCACAACGACCGGAACGTCACCGAGAAGGAACTGGCCCAGGGCGGCTACGAGATCCACACGACCTTCGAGAAGAAGAAGGTCGACGAGCTCGAGAAGTCGATCAAGAAGGTCTACGAGGCCAAGATCAGCCCGAAGGCGCGCCCCGACAAGGACACGCACGTCCAGTTCGGAGGGGCGTCGGTGGACACCAAGACGGGTGCCATCGTGGCCACCTACGGCGGCCAGGATGCGACCCAGCACTACACCAACAACGCCGACGCGACCGGTGCGCAGGTCGGTTCGACGTTCAAACCCTTCGTGCTGGCAGCCGCGATGAAGTACGGGAAGCGGAACCCCGAGGGCGAAAAGGTGCAGGGCGAGTCGGAGCGCACGCCCGTCTCACCGAAGAGCATCTACAACGGCGACAACAAGCTGAAGATCAATAACTACGACGGCTCGGTCTGGATGAACGACGACAACAAGGAGTGGCTCCAGACCAACGACGGAGACCACAGTTACGGAGACATCAGCCTCCGGTACGCCATGCAGGAGTCCGCGAACTCCCCGTACGTCCAGCTCGGAATGGATGTCGGCACCGACAAGGTGAAGGAGGCGGCCATCTCCGCGGGGTTGCGTGACGACGACTACATGGCGAAGGCCGACGTCCCTTCCTTCTCCATCGGTACCTCCTCGCCGAGCGCCATCCGGATGGCGGGCTCGTACGCCACCTTCGCCACCAGCGGCAAGCAGCGGGAGCCGTTCTCCGTCACCGAGGTGAAGCATGACGGTGCCGTCATCTACCAGCACAAGACGAAGACCAACCCTGCTTTCTCCAGCGTCGTCGCGGACAACGTGACCGATGTGCTGAAGAACGTCGTGGAGCACGGCACAGGAACCCCTGCCAAGCTGGCAGGGCGTGACGCGGCCGGCAAGACGGGTACCACCGACGGCAACAAGTCGGCGTGGTTCGTCGGCTACACCCCGCAGCTGTCCACCGCCGTCAGCATGTTCCGCATGGACGACGACGAGAAGAGCAAGGACCGCGAGTTCCTGGAGATGTACGGGACCGGCGGTGAGAAGTCCATCCACGGTGCCTCGTTCCCCGCGCAGATCTGGCACGACTACATGACCGAGGCGGTCAAGGGCACCAAGGTCGTGGCCTTCCCGAAGCCGGAGCCGTACGGCGAGACGCTCTACGGTGGCGGCGCGGTCAGCCCCACCCCGACGCCGAGCCCGACGCCTACGCCTTCGGAGTCCAGCGCGTCGCCCACGCCGTCCGTCACACCGTCGTCGCCGACCCCCACACCGAGCGAGACGTGCCAGCCGCTCGACTGGGAGTGCAGGAACAACCAGAACGGCGGGGCGGCCACCAACGGGAACGGCACCGAAGGGAACACGGGCGGAACCACCGACGGTGGGACGGACGCCGGGACCACCGACGGCGGGACGGACACCGGGACCACCGAGGGAACGACGGAAGGAACGACGGAGGGCGACGAGAACGAGCGCGGAGGGATCTTCGGAGGCGGGTAG